From Echinicola soli, a single genomic window includes:
- a CDS encoding tRNA-binding protein, whose product MQTIQFSDFQKVDIRIGTIVSAEIFKEARRPAYKLQVDLGDLGIKKSSAQITENYKAEDIIGKQVVCICNFPPKQIANIMSEILVTGFHNEHGHVVLATVDLPVPNGAKLS is encoded by the coding sequence ATGCAAACAATTCAGTTCTCTGATTTTCAAAAGGTTGATATCAGAATTGGAACCATTGTCAGTGCCGAAATCTTTAAAGAAGCCAGAAGACCAGCCTATAAATTACAGGTGGACTTAGGTGATTTAGGGATAAAAAAATCCTCCGCACAAATTACCGAAAACTATAAAGCTGAAGACATCATAGGAAAACAAGTGGTATGTATTTGCAATTTTCCGCCAAAACAGATTGCCAATATCATGTCAGAAATCCTGGTAACCGGTTTCCATAACGAACATGGCCATGTGGTCCTGGCCACGGTAGACCTGCCAGTTCCCAACGGGGCAAAACTTTCCTAA